The stretch of DNA TGTGCATATGTATAATGTAAacaaatatgtttaattaacGCAATCCCTTAGGTCATTTTTATCGGTACAACTTGTGCTATGTTCTAAggctttttaaaaatgaaaatattataaaaatggcCTTAGAACATGTTGATGGATCTTAATTCATAACTGTTTTTGGGCTTGTTCTACTGTGACGTGGCGTACTATGAttggaaacaaattttttacAACCGAGAGAtcatttcatttttcattttgttcgaTATCATggctagggttttcgtgtttcTCTCCCAAACGGCGATAGCTTGCATACGCTCTATCTTCTCCGATTAAGGTGTGTTTTCCGGCCATTGAAACACCAAAATCGAGAGGCAATTTCGCCTCTGTCTCCTCTGTCGAAAGTCAAGCGATCTcctcgtctcctctgtctcctctgtctcgccAAACTCAAGAGATCTcctcgtctcctctgtctcctctATCTCGCAAATCTCATCTCCCAAATCTCATCTCCGGCGATATAGACAAGGTAATCTCATCCGTTGTTTCATCGATTTAGGGTCTTGAAATCTCTGAATAGGTTTCGATTTAGTATCATGTAATAGGGTTTCGTCTCATCTGTTAGTATAAGGTTTTGATTAATCAATATAGGATTTGTATGAGTGAATTTATAATGTCGTGTGTTGTATTTGAAATCAACCTTAATCGATTTGTATGAGTGATTTCAAATCGATTTTGCCCTGTATTTGAAATCAACCTTAATCGATTTTGCTTTAGCCTTACACTGATGAACATTAATCGATTTTGCTTTGTTTATGAGGCTTGTAGGTGAGGTTAACCAGAGAAAATTAAATCGGATATCCATCAACAAACCTGCATTACTCGAAAGTAAAAGGTAAGTCACAAGGTTGGTCTCGGATGATTTTGAGTGGTGTTGTGGTTTAGGTAGTAGTGTAAGTGTATATTCACAGTTTTGTGATTGTTGCTTGTTAATCTCGGATGTTTGATTAGGTTTATTTCTTGTAATTGAGTTGTTGTGAATTAAGTGTCACTTAGTTGTGGCTTGTTAATCTCAAATCGGATGATTTTAGTTAGTGTCCGCATCTAACCTTTTATCATCTTGTCATGTTCTCGTATTAGTTGTGATTGTAGTTTTGCTATTTAGGTTTCAGTAgtcttaaaactttaaaaaccgATTTGAAACTTTcgaatattttaaaacttttgaaactGAGTTGTCTATGAAAGCTTTGAAACTTGGATGATTTGAGTGGTTTTGTGGTTTAGGTAGTAGTGTGCATCCATTTGCAGCCTAAGTGTATATTCacagtttttatttgattgtagtGGCTTGTTAATAAGTGTTGTGTGATTGTGGCTTGTTAATCTCGGATGTTTGATTAGGTTTATTTCTTGTAATTGAGTTGTTGTGAATTTAGTGTCACTTAGTTGTGGCTTGTTAATCTCCAATCGGATGATTTTAGTTAGTGTCTGCATCTAACCTTTTATCATCTTGTCATGTTCTCGTATTAGTTGTGATTGTAGTTTTGCTATTTAGGTTTCAGCAgtcttaaaactttaaaaaacgatttgaaacttttaaaacttttaaaaaacactcaatgacttttatttacttctgatttgactgaagtaggtaatggttatttagaattaaaagtctctaacaacaccaaacttTTGATTTAATGATCTTCTTAACTTCTCTATATTACATCCGACCCAAATACTcaatctctcttatcttttacttctcttctatcatccatcttgtttgcttctttcttcCAATCTCTAAGAACTTTTGAATAAGCTTCTTCCTTGTTTAATTCTGATTGCTATGTCATCAAACAATACTCCTAACAGTCAGTCTAAATCCTACTTTAGCCTTCTTAACTTCCCATATGACAGCTTTACTCCCAATGTAAACACTGGTTCCTCTCAATTCCCTGCTTTTAGTTCACGGCCGAGTCAACCTCCTAGTCAATCAGAAGAGACAGCAGAACAGCATAGGGAGAGACGGTTATGGTCCACACAAGATGATTTAGTCCTAATAAGCGGCTGGTTAAACACATCGAAGGATGCAATAGTTGGGAATGGCCAAAAGGCAGGGTCCTTTTGGATCCGTATAGGAGACTATTATGAAACAAGTAGTCATGTACATGGTGGTGCTGAGCCTAGGCGCCCTGACCATTGTAGACAAATATGGCAAAAAATCAGTAAGGAAGTGAGCAGGTTCTGTGGAGCTTTTGCAGAGGCAGAGGGTGAGAAAGCTAGTGGCATCTTTATTGAGAGAACACttttgggtgttcttagagtaaaaatattatgaaaataatgtaagatcattagtttagatcttttgttaagaagtttgttattgggagaacatgtttaagatcataaaatttaatagtataataatcttaaatatattacatttataaaaactttaaaaataacatttaaattgcaaacttataaaacttttactaaaattcaaaatacaataccaaatttttatgaaacaaaaaaacattaaagataaaaaaaaacatattacttaattaaagcacacaaacattttattcaattaatacatagtttaatttccaaatttattccatatattctcaatcaaatcctcttttaatttgtgaaaatttgtttgcaaaaaattgtatccattcacaGCTTGCCACGTCAGTTTAGAACTGAGCCAatatcagttctacatcaagaactaaaaaagtGTTTTATGAGCACAGTTcaatatatttatcattttattggACTAAGAACACCCTGTTCTACCAATGCAGATGACCTTACTCCAATCTATTGATTATAAATGACTACCGTCACAGTTACACACTCACATAAGTAAACTTGTTTGAAAAGGGGttggtaaaaaaagaagaaaacatgtttcaagaggagaagagaaaaacaaattatggagcAATATTCttggtttgcttcttttgttgtttctttgcgTTCCAATTCATGAAACTCGTAACAACACAACCTCCAACTACAACATCATCCATTTCCGTTATCGATAGCCCAGTCACCTCCGGTAAGCTCTATGACAGGAGAGAATTGTGGAGAGTTAGTCCACCGTCTACGTATTGTCTCAAAATCGAATCTTTCACAAAACTCGCCACTTCTCCAAATGTCGAAAAGTATGAATCCCGTCCTTTCCAATCCGGTGGATACAATTGGTAAGTATCATCTTCTTTTAAGGCTTACCGCATTTGCTTGCATATCAAGTTGCGAAGACACATTTGATAGTgagagtatatatattcatttgcAAACAGGACATTTATTGTCTATCCTAAAGGAAACGTTAAGGATGGTGCTCCAGCTGGTTATGTTTCGATGTACGTCCAAATAGACAATTCAACACTCCTTAACTCTCCCAAAGAAGTTTACGCAGAAGTCAAATTCTTCATTTATAACCGAAAACAGGACAAGTACTTCACATATCAAGGTATATCACATATAACATTTGCTTTCTTATAAGCACTAGTGTAtacattaatcaaaaattcattGCATCCTCTAGATTTAAAACACAAACGGCCACTTACATAGGGTAATTCTCGTAAATACTACTAAAATGagtttacatacaaaatttataacttctaaaaattaaaacaatcgtTGATGATTTTACATAATTCCAAATGCCTTTCATTTAAAACACACAATCTCAAACTTATGTCTGGTACACAGAGACGGATGCAAAGCGCTTTTTTCTGTTCAACCCATCTTGGGGATACGGTAACGTTAGACCCTACGTTGACGTGGCCAATCCCGCTGCTGGTTGGCTTTTTGACGGTGACAGTGTTGTATTCGGTGTCGACGTATTTGTCACTGAAGTTTTTAACAAATGGGAAGTGTTCTCCTTCACTAACAATTTGCATAACCGCCTTCTTGAATGGACGATACCCAACTTCTCCTCACGAGAGCAATATCTCTATGTATCTGACATGTTCATGATCGGAGGAAGAAGCTGGTGAGTTCCTCATAAGTTATAATTAAGTGATCTAAGTAAATTtgatttaatgaaaatttataacTATTTACTATGTTCCTATGTATAACTCTTAGGGCTTTAACAGTATATCCAAGTGGCGATGGGGAAGGACAGGGTAACTCATTGTCGTTATATGTTTATGCGGTTGGTGTTAAGCGGTATGAAAAGATTTACCTAAAAGCAGGCCCGGCTCAAGTTGTTGTTGGACATggtgcaaaaaaaagaaaagaattgatGTTTTTAAGGTGTTAATTGtagatttcataaatttagaatcatttttatcaaaaatattaaactttgaGGGCTCAAAgccttctaattttttttttataaatgaaaccTGGTGCAAAAGCACCGCTTGCACCGCATCAACGCCGGCACTGCCTAAAAGCTAAGCTACGAATTATAGATCAGAAAGGTTCAAAAGATGTGGAGAAGAAaggtaaattaattagacaCAGTAGTGTGACTAATGCTACTTATTCTGTTAATATTGTCCATTAGAATTTAACCACTCATTTGTGACTATCTTATCAACAGTTGAAAGCTGGTCGGATCAAGCAAACAGTTGGGGATTCCAGAAGTTTGTACCGTTTGCTGATCTTAAGAATACTTCTAAAGGTCTTCTCGTGAATGATACATTGAAGATAGAGGTTGAATTTGAAGAGTTCTCTAACACCAAATACTTCCCAAGTTATGGTTTGCCTTTTGCGACCGATTAGCCGAGCCGGATAGCCTCAAACAAGACAAGATAACCGGATAGACACTCTTTGCAGTTTTTTTGCCAAGTGTTTTTGTGTTAATAATTGGAGGATTGGTCTTCCTAAGGTAGGAGCCTATCTACCACTTTTCCCTCATGCTCTTTGTGTACTTGTTTcctatttaaataaatgaaaactaaGAATAAAAGCAGTATTTATCTGCTAATTACCAAGCTAGTAAAAGCAGTCTTTATCTGCCTACTAAGCTAGTAAAAGCATTCTTCATACGTTTGCGTATGATAGTAAtgtgaaataataaaaagtttctcaccaaaaataaacatcatGTTCTTATGTTTCATAAGTTCTTCTTTGTTATTTgctctcttctctgtttttcacTCTTATTTACATGGTTATATAGAGAGTATGTGATACATAGAGATCATCTACCAAGCtagttttatacagtttatGTAAATTAAGTTAGGTAACAAATTCATACTCTTCTTTCGGTGTAtctttgaaaattatttttacatcttTGAAAATCAGTTTTTGTGTTTAtgctattttttgaaaaaataaaactttggtgatattttttaaaatacaataattgtGATATTTTAGAATGTGGCATTTCAAAGAATTACTACAAATATAAATGCATGATATAGCCAacttttatatttgtatttgttctTCTAAACTTCGTAAACAATATTGATAGAATTATCTTTAGGGGGTATTCGATGTATTTACGGCCCGTGAAAAGAATATGAAATAGTCTTCAGCTGTTGGGtccatcttcttgttttgtAGCTAGAAGCTACTGTCTAGTGTGTGGCGTATACGGTCTATAGTGCTTCTCGTTAATTCCTCTCCATTCTAAATTAGGTACTACTACTTCTATTGTTTACTATTAATTCAAGAAACACGTGTTGAGAAAATCGTATCTggtagatatttttttcttttctttttggacaAATCTGGTAGATAATTCAAGAAATCTTATCTAGGCGCAATCCAAGTTATTGCAATGTGAAAAGTCTCAAGACACGCACGTACATATGTATGGTTGAAGTAACTTTTTGCGATTTAGGAACTCTTTACACCAGATATAAAaagccaaaaaccaaaagaaatgtGGCTACTATGTATGTGATCCATATATACCTAACTCACCCCTTTtgtgtttataattaaaatatgtcTAACTAACGCCATTACTTATATCaatcttttgatttaattataaataagtaCCGTCACACTTATCAACTCACTGGATTAAACATGTTTGAGAagggtttgataaaaaaagaagaaaacatgtttcaggaggagaagagaaagacaaaCTATGGAGCAATGTGCttggtttgcttcttttgttgtttctttgcaTTCCAATTCATGAAACTTGTAATAACACAACCTTCAATAGCAACATCTTCCATTTCCGTTATTGATAGCCCAATCTCCGCCGATAAGCTCTCTGACAGGAGAGAATTGTGGAGAGTTAGTCAACCGTCTACGTATTGTCTCAAAATCGAATCTTTCACAAAACTCGCCACTTCTCCAAACGTCGAGAAGTACAAAACGCGTCCTTTTCAATCCGGTGGATACAACTGGtacatatattcttttattttacgGTTTTGTGCATTTCCTTGCATCTCAAGTTACAAAGACACATTTGATAGTgagagtatatatattcatttgcAAACAGGACATTTATTGTCTATCATAAAGGAAACGTTAAGGATGGTGCTCCAGCTGATTGGGTTTCAATGTACGTCCAAATAGACAATTCAGCACTATTTAACTCTCCTAAAGAAGTTTACGCAGAAGTCAAATTCTTCATTTATAACCGGAAAGAGGACAAGTACTTCACTGTATCAAGGTACATCCTTATGCCCTTTTCGTACCTTTTTCTCCATAGCATCTGCTTTCTTATACTCTCTAGtcaatttatcaaaatttcatTGCAAGTtgtacacaaaaacacaaaggcCATCACATTCGCCATGTTATAtagcttttaaaaaataaagctttaaacgtttaaaattaaaacaactgAGACGATGATGGTTTTACGTAATTTCAAATgccaaaattttcatttaaaatacaCAATCTCAAACTTATGTCTGGTACACAGAGACAGATGCAAAACGCTTTTTTTCTGTCCAAACCATACTGGGGATACGGTAACGTTAGATCCTACGGCGAAGTAGCCAATCCAGATGCTGGTTGGCTTTTCGACGGTGACAGTGTTTTATTCGGTGTCGACATATTTGTCACtgaagtttttaacaaaatggAAGTGTTCTCCTTCACTAAGAATTTGCATAACCGCCTTCTCAAGTGGACGATATCCAACTTCTCCTCACTAGAGCAAAATGTCTATCTATCTAACATGTTGTTGATCGGAGGAAGAAGCTGGTGATTtcctcataagtcataactggTCTAAGTAAtatgatttaataaaaatttaactattttccTATGTATAACTCTTAGGGCTCTGAAAATGTATCCAAGAGGCGATGGGGAAGGACAGGGTAACTCGTTGTCGGTATATGTTATTGCGCCTGATTTTAAGCCTTATGAAAGAGTTTACCTAAAAGCTAAAGTACGAATTATAAATCAGAAGTACTCTAAAGATATGGAGACGAAcggtaaatataatataaagcTACGAATTATAGTGTGACTAATGTTACTTTGATAATATTGTTCCTTCAGATTTAACCATTCTTTTGTCACTATCTTATCGACAGTCGAAAGCTGGTCGGATCAAGCAAGTAGTTGGGGATTCCAGAGGTTTGTATCGTTTGCTGATCTGCAGGATACTTCTAAAGGTCTTCTCGTGAATGATACATTGAAGTTAGAGGTCGAATTTGAAGACTTATCTAACACTAAATACTTTCCAAGTTAAGTTTTTGCCTTATGCGAACTACCAGTCGAACCAGAGAGTTTTGAACAAGACCAGAGAACCATACCGAAGTTACTTGGATTAGTCAACCGAATTcacatatttatgttttaaatttaagtGTGTTTTGTGTTAATAATTGGAGGATTGGTCTTCCTTATGTAGGAGCCTATCTACCACTTTTCCCAATTCTCCATGCTTTTTGTGTGCTTGTTTCCTAATTAAATAGATGAAAACCAAGAATAAAGGCAGTCTTCATCTACCTACCATTGAAAAACTCTTGATCTTACTTAACTAACATAAGATCCAACAATGACTGTAAAACAAAACTTCTAAACTCAACTTGGAAATAAGTTTGCGTATCATAGTAATTTGAAATACTAAAACGTTTCTCACCAAAATGAACTTCATGTTCCTAGGTTTCATGAGTTCTTATTTgttatttgctctgttttcctctgttttttttttcactctatTATTCATATCGTTATGTATTCTATGATACATAGAGATCTACCAAGCTGGTTGTACAGTTTATGTTACTACGTTAGG from Camelina sativa cultivar DH55 chromosome 9, Cs, whole genome shotgun sequence encodes:
- the LOC104710667 gene encoding probable inactive serine/threonine-protein kinase fnkC isoform X2, producing MFEKGLIKKEENMFQEEKRKTNYGAMCLVCFFCCFFAFQFMKLVITQPSIATSSISVIDSPISADKLSDRRELWRVSQPSTYCLKIESFTKLATSPNVEKYKTRPFQSGGYNWTFIVYHKGNVKDGAPADWVSMYVQIDNSALFNSPKEVYAEVKFFIYNRKEDKYFTVSRQMQNAFFLSKPYWGYGNVRSYGEVANPDAGWLFDGDSVLFGVDIFVTEVFNKMEVFSFTKNLHNRLLKWTISNFSSLEQNVYLSNMLLIGGRSWALKMYPRGDGEGQGNSLSVYVIAPDFKPYERVYLKAKVRIINQKYSKDMETNVESWSDQASSWGFQRFVSFADLQDTSKGLLVNDTLKLEVEFEDLSNTKYFPS
- the LOC104710667 gene encoding uncharacterized protein LOC104710667 isoform X1 — translated: MFEKGLIKKEENMFQEEKRKTNYGAMCLVCFFCCFFAFQFMKLVITQPSIATSSISVIDSPISADKLSDRRELWRVSQPSTYCLKIESFTKLATSPNVEKYKTRPFQSGGYNWTFIVYHKGNVKDGAPADWVSMYVQIDNSALFNSPKEVYAEVKFFIYNRKEDKYFTVSRALKMYPRGDGEGQGNSLSVYVIAPDFKPYERVYLKAKVRIINQKYSKDMETNVESWSDQASSWGFQRFVSFADLQDTSKGLLVNDTLKLEVEFEDLSNTKYFPS
- the LOC104710665 gene encoding uncharacterized protein LOC104710665 encodes the protein MFQEEKRKTNYGAIFLVCFFCCFFAFQFMKLVTTQPPTTTSSISVIDSPVTSGKLYDRRELWRVSPPSTYCLKIESFTKLATSPNVEKYESRPFQSGGYNWTFIVYPKGNVKDGAPAGYVSMYVQIDNSTLLNSPKEVYAEVKFFIYNRKQDKYFTYQETDAKRFFLFNPSWGYGNVRPYVDVANPAAGWLFDGDSVVFGVDVFVTEVFNKWEVFSFTNNLHNRLLEWTIPNFSSREQYLYVSDMFMIGGRSWALTVYPSGDGEGQGNSLSLYVYAVGVKRYEKIYLKAGPAQVVVGHGAKKRKELMFLRC